The sequence CCGATTGCCGGACGTACGCGTTTGAAAACTCCCTGGGAGAGATCGAAGACGACGAGAACCGCACCGAAGCCGTCGTTTCGGAGCTCGAACGTATCGAGGAGCGCGTCGAGAAACTCCGTGAGCGCGAACAAGCGATCGTCGCGGCCAACGCCGCTGGCGATGTCAGTGAGGACGAAGTACTCCGAACGCTCGCGCGCAACTCCTACGAAGCGCAGGTTCTGCAGCAGGCGTTGAACGATCTCGATGACCAGTCGGCTGGAATCATCGATATCTCGGACTCAGTCGACGCGCTCACCGCCGAACTCGAAGTCTATCGCGGTCCGATTCGCACGGATATCGAGCGTTCGATTCGCGGCGTCGACGAATCGGATGATGCCCCGGAATCGAATCCGACGATCCTACTCGAGTCCGCACCGGATGGCCTCACCCTCTCGATGCTCGACGGGGACACGTACGTTCGCGAGACAACTCGGTACGACAATCGCGCGCGTGATCGGTCCGACCAGATCAGGACGATGGACAATGCGCGCACGACCGCACAAGAACTCTACCCGTGGGCATTTGAAACGACGTCCGGGACGTACACGATCAAGCACGAGGCTACGAATCTGTATCAGGTTCAGGCGCTGTCGCACGATCAAGGTCAGCTCACGGTTTATCTTGACGGCGGATCAAACGCTGTCTACCACGAGCGCCAGACGCTCGATAGAGATTCCATTCCGATCGAAACCACCGACTCGATGTCCAGCGACAATGTGACCGCGACGCTCGAGCGCACGCCGGACACTGCACCGGCGAGGATTACCGTCACGGAGTCAGAAAGCGAGACACCCGTCGACGCAACGGTCTCCGTCGACGGAACAGTCGTCGGCGAGACGGGTGAGGACAGTAAAGTATGGTTTGTGCCGCCGACCGACGGGTTCGAACTCACGGTCCGGGCGGAATCAACGTCGCTAAACGCGGTCGAATTTCCGAGACGGTAATACTGAAGACCGTCTTCCTTCACCACTTTTGCGAAGTTTTTGAGTTTTTCTAGCTGATTCGATACCGGTTCCCTGTGACTAGACCGGAAGCATCGCTACTATCGTTCGGCGCCCTATCGCGATCCTCGCGAGTTCCGGTAGCCAGATTGCTTATACCACATGACTCTCTGGTTGTGACTAATGTCTGGATTTCCGATACGCCGCCGTCGGCTCATCATAGTCTCTCTGGCGGTGGTTCTTTGTACCTCACTGTTATTCCCAATCGGTTTGGCGGCCGGAAGTGATCAGCTCGCGGACGCGGCTACGACGCGTGACGCAGCCACCCAGCAACCGGCCGACGGTGCGACCGCAGTCGAACGCTCGAAACCGGCACAGATCGACCCGGCACTCGAGGATGCCGACGGTATCGTGGAAGTGATTGTCCGACTCGAGAGCGACCGGACGACCACGATATCGACCGGTGAAACGAAACCGGCGGCGTTGCGGGCCGCTGCAGACGACTCACAGACATCGCTCGAGCGCGCGGCCGAGACGACTGCGGGGCTCGACATCGAACGCCAGTTCTGGCTCGCGAACGCCGCACTGGTGGCAGTCGACACCGATCGCGTCGCTCTAGAGACGGTCGGTTCGATCGACGGCGTCGTCGAAATTCACGCCGACGCCGCCGTGGAACTCGCAGCGGGGGCGACGGCGTCCAACCCGAATGCCTCGACGGTCGGCCCGCGATCCGGACCGACCGCGAACGGATCGACGATGACAAACGGATCATCAACGGCCGCAGCAGCGGGGTTTGGCGGGGCATACACGTACGGGCTTGAGCAGCTCTCCGTGCCTGCGGCCCAGGAGAAATACGGCGCTCGCGGAGACGGAGCGACGGTCGCAGTCCTCGATACGGGCGTCGATGACTCACATCCCGACGTGACGGTCGACGCGTGGCGGGATTTCTCCGGTAAATCGTCGACGCCGGTGGATTACAACGGCCACGGAACCCACGTCGCCGGGACGATCGGTGGCGGCGACGCGAGCGGAACACAGATCGGCGTCGCACCCGAGGTAGACTTGCTCGCCGGTGCCGTCCTGACGGACTGTGCCAACGGTCGGTGCGTCGGCCGGACGTCGGACGTAATCTCGGGCATGCAGTGGGCGGTCGACAACGGCGCCGACGTTATCAGCCTGAGTCTCGGCTCCGAGGGGTACACCGCCTCCTACATCAGCGCCGTTCGGAACGCAAAAGCCAGCGGCACCGTCGTCGTCGCCGGCGCCGGAAACGGCGGCGACGGCGTCTCCTCGTCGCCGGGGAACGTCTACGACGCGATCAGCGCCGGGGCCACCGACGAGAGAAAGCGCGTCGCTGGCTTCTCGAGCGGCCAGGTCGTCGACACTCTCGATGCCTGGGGTTGGCACGCACCGTCGGAGTGGCCCAGCAGCTACATCGTTCCGACGGTCACGGCGCCCGGTGAGCGCGTCCTCAGCGCGTCCCCGGACGGCGGCTACGTTCGAAAGAGCGGGACCAGTATGGCCACGCCCCACGTCGCGGGCGTGATCGCGCTATTACAAGGGGCAACCGACCGGCACCTTGAACCCGACGAGATCAAGGCAGCGTTAACGGAAACGGCTGCGAAACCGGCGGTCGAATCCGACGATCAGGACACTCGATACGGCCACGGGATCATCGACGCAGCCGCCGCCCTCGAGGAATCCGGATCGTTTGCGACCGTCGAAGGGACGGTGACCGATACGGTGACGGACAAGCCGATCGCGGACGCGACCGTTACTCTCGAGCGCGACGACGGGACCGTTTTCGAGACGACGACGGATCTGTACGGACAGTACGAACTCAAAGGCGTCACCGGCGACCGCGAGTACGCGTTCGCTGTCGCTGCCGACGGGTACGAGACGAGCAGCGAGACGCGGTTCGTGCCGGCCGACGAGACGACGACGGCCGACGTCTCGCTCGCCGGCGACGGGGAGCTCGAGGTGAGCCTCGCGGACGACCAGTTCGGTGACGGTATCTCGAACGGGACCGTCACCGCGACGGCCTGGTTCGGCACGTATCCGGCGCGCCACGAGGGCAACGGACGATACGTCGTCAGGGACGTTCCCACTCGAGGAGAGTATACGCTGACCGCGACCGCACCGGGGTACGACGACCGAGAGCGCGATGTGACACTGGCGAAGTCGGGGACGCGCGTCACCGAACGGTTCGAACTCGCTGGCGACGCGACGCTCGAAATCGCCGCCGAAGACGCGGTGACGGGGACGCCGATCTCGAACGCGACCGTCGTTATCGAACGCTCGGACGGCGCTTCGTTCGGAGCCGCCGACCCGACGGACGGTACCGGGACGGTCGCGGTCACGGTACCGGGAACCGACGAGGAGTACACCATCTGCGTCGACGCAGCGGGGTACGAGATGGGAACCGAGTCGAGAATCGTCTCGAGCGAGGATGACACGGACGTCGGTCTCGCACTCGAGGGAGACGGCGTTCTCGAGGTAGTCCTCGAGGACGCGCAGTTCGGCGACGGCATCGCGGACGCGACCGTCGACGCGACCGGCCATCAGGGAACGTATTCGGGCGTTCACACGGCGCACGGAACGTACCGCATCGAATCCGTTCCCGGCGACGACGAGTACGCGGTGAACGTGTCCGCGGCGGGCTACGTCGACGAGACGCTCTCGATGGAAATCGATTCGAACCGAACGGCGCGTGAACGGGCGATTCTCGAGGGCGACGCGACGCTGTCGGTGACGGTCACCGACGAGGACGGCGATCCGATCGACGGCGCGACCGTTACGATCGAACGCCCGGGCGGAACCTCGTTCGCGGTCGCCAACGAGACGGATTCGGACGGCACACTCGAGACGACCGTGCCCGGAACCGGTGTAGGATATGCAGTCGAAGTCGGTGCGGAGGGATACGAGTCGGAGAGGGTGACGACGGAGGAGATCTCGAGCGGAGCGACCGAGTCCGTCACCGTGGCGATGACGGCGGCCGACAACGGTGTCCCTGGATTTGGAATCGCAGGCGGCGTGATTGCCTTAGTGACGGCGCTCGTCGTCGGTATCTCGCGTCGGACGCCGTAGATCGTCTGTTCAGTGTAATCGACGCTTGGACGCCAGTACTGCTCGAGTGTACTGTTCCCTTCGCATGCTACTGAGCGGTCGGTTCTCTGTGTACGGATAGAATTCATCGTCTCGAAACGTCTCCATTGACACCCTGAAATAGCAGCCGATGGCTGCCGTCGCGGAGTCCCCCATCCGCGCGATAGTGTGTCGCCGGGTCGGCGATCGAAATCGAATCGGGTCAGAGAGACGATCGACCGATCTCGGTCCGTGGCGAGGCAGTTGCCTCAGTGCAGTCGGCTCCCGTCATCAATGACAGCGAGCGGTGCCTCGCCGGATAGCACATTCGACCATCGGAAGGTACGCGTACTGGCCAGTCAACCGTCCGGAATAGGGTTGCTGCTCCCGATTTCGATGTTCGGTCAGGACTCAAGCAGCTTGCGTCGATCGGCAAGACGAAGGCGACGAATCAAGCGCGGATTCTCAGTTCGAACGGAACAGCGAGCTCCACGCTGGACTCGAGGCCACCGATGATTGCGTCCGAAGTGGTACACTGTGGACCGTCGACTGGTGGACTGCCGAGGTCAGGCCTCGGGCAGTCGGCACGGAATCGGTCACGGTGACGGCATCGGTCGCGAAAAGAGTGCGTCCGCAGCGGGTCGCGGACAGCGCTGTCGCTCGCGGTGTAGTGTTCAAGAAAAAATCAGCGTGCGGTAAAGCCGATCTCACCGCGAGATCGGTGGTTTAGACGACTGCGTCGCAGCCTTAGTTCTCGCGGCGGAGTGCGAGCATGGCGGCGGCGAGCAGCGCGACAGCGGCGACAGCGACGCCGAAGCCGGGCGTGCCGTCGTCCGAGCTCTCAGAGTCGTCCGAGCTGTCGGAGCTGTCGGAGCTGTCGGAGCTGTCCGAGTTATCCGAGTTGTCCGAGTTGTCGGAGTCGTCCGAGTTGTCGGAGTCGTCCGAGTTGTCGGAGTCGTCCGAGTTGTCGGAGTCGTCCGAGTTGTCGGAGTCGTCAGTCTGCTCGTTGACAGTCAGCGTACCGGACTCGTCACCAACGGACCACGCGACGTCGCCCGCTTCGTCGGTGGGGAGGTCGAAGGAAACAGTGTCAGAGGCGCCAGCGTCGAGCGTGACGTCCTGGGAGACCTCTTCACCGTCGATCATCGCGGTGACCGTGGTGGTACCTTCGGCGTCGCCGGTGTTCTCGACGGTCACGTCGAGGGTGGCGTCGTCGCCAACGGTGACGTTGTCAGGTGCACTGACGTCCGTGGTTTCGAACGAAGCCTCTGCGGGCTGGTCACCTGCGACGAGGACTGCGTTCCGACGGTCGCCGTCGTAGTCGCTACCTTGGATGTCGAGCGTGAATTCGAAGCCAGGCTCGTATTCGCTCAGATTGAACTCAGCGGCGAATTCGCCGTTCTCGAGTTGAACCTGCTGCGTCAGGAGCTCGTTGGCTTCGTCGCTACGGAGGGAAACAGTGTACTCCGCACCGTCTGCGGCGGTACCCTCACCCATGACGGTGACCGTACCGTCGTTCTGCTGTTCAATCTCGAACTGGCCGTTTGCGTTCGCTTCGTGAGCGAAGTCGACCGTGCGGTCTGCAACTTCGAACTGCGTTCCGACATCGAAGGCGTAGTTGTCGTCGTAGTCTTCGGCGTCGAAGTACTTGTTCTCGTTCGCGTCAAGGAGGAGCGAAACGTCGTAGGCCTCGTCGACACTGACGTTTGCGTTAGACGTGTCGATAGCGATCGTGTACGTACCTGCATCCTCGTCCCAGTCCATGCTAATGCCGCTGTCATTCTCGTCCAGCGTCATGGGCTCCTGGTTCAGGGCCGCTTCGCTCTCCTCAATGATTGCGCTCCAACCATTGTCGGAATCGTTTGAATCATTGTCGGCGTAATCGCCGTTAAAGCCAACGCCCTCGTAGACGGCGATGATCGTGTCGCCTTCCGCGACCACGTTTCCGCTCGTCGCTTGGACGTCGTCAATGTTGGTGGTACCAGCGGTGAAGGTGTCGCCAGTTACGTACGTCCCTTCAAGCGAAGGCTCTTCGTGAGAATTCACGTCGAGCGTGCCGATAGCCGACGCGATGCCGGTAGTGAGGTCGAGTTCCATACCGTACTCGCCCGTCGCGAGTTTGTCACGGGCGATATCCTGACTCACATCAACGTCCTTGACATCACCACTGAGAACATCGGAAGTGTTCGAACCAGGTGCGGACGTATCGACCGTCACGGTAGCGGTGTTGCTGTTTTCAGGGTTGGTAACGGTTGCGTTCACTTCGAAACCAACGTCCTCGCCACCGAGGACGAGCTCTGCGTCGTCAGCGGTGTTCTGGAAGTTGATCTTGAGGTCAACTTTGTCGCCTTCGTTGACCGAAGTGACGGATTTCTGGAAGTCGACGTTAACGGAGCCCTTCTCCGCGACAGACACCGTAGCGGTGTCCGACGCGGTCGTGTCGACAACGTTGATGTCGAACGTGTAGTCACCAGTCCCAACGTTCTCGAAGGTGAGGCCCTGGAACGCTTCCGTGGTCTCTGCATACGGGATGACGACCGGGTCGTCAGCGCTGGCGTCAGAGTCCTCAGTGACGTTGAAGAGCGTCTCGAGTTCGCTGTGGTCGAGACCATCGGCGTTGACGGTAACGTTGTACTCGTTGCGGAGACTGGACTCGACATTCAGGTCAACCGAGTCACTGTCACCGTTCGTGACGGTGTCTCCGCTGAAGCTGGCGTCGACGTTCTGGACGACAACCTCGAAGGAGTTGTCCGACGAGATGTTGTCACCGGTCAGTTCGTATTCACCGGTCTCAAGGTCTGCCGTGTTGAACGTGATCGTGGAGTTCGAGTCGGCCGACTCAAGGACAACCGGACTACCGTCCTTGACGCGGATCTGGATATCGTCGTCCTTTGTGACGTTTTCATCGGAGAGGTCAACTTGGACGGTCTGTCCAGCGTAAACGAGCGAGTTATTGAGGTCGGCGAGAGAACTGTACTTTGCATCAGGATCTTCATCTGCCGCGGCCGCCCCGCCCGCAAACGCTGCGGATGCGGCGAAAACGGACATCACCATAAGCGCGGCCAGGAACAGCGAGCGTCCCTTGTCGCGAAGTGATGGTTCGTTGTTGCGTGTCATTTAGTTTTTATGTTCGTTGTCTGCTATTTTGCGTGCGATTCGTCGGGGAAGCCCGATTCCGGCACGAATGTGCAGCCGTAATCGGAGCTTACCCCGGTTGGGTAGGGGTAGTTCAGCATTAAGAGGTGGTTATAATAAGCTTTCTGGTCAGTGAGCGGCAAACGCCGAAATCATAACCGGTCATTACACCGCTTCCGTCCGGTGTTTCTCCGTGTTAACGAGATCGGGTAAGTCTCGATAAGCAGGTGATACCCGAGGGTAGTCATATAAAAAGGACACAGGTGAACGGAGCTTTATTTGAACATAATCCGTACGTTCAATTTCTACGGAAAGTAGGTTTATACGGAATA comes from Haloterrigena salifodinae and encodes:
- a CDS encoding DUF7096 domain-containing protein, whose product is MRHPVPIILAALLALSLPVSAVGTAGTAGSTGSATVANESDDEEQTFQFQNPSVSVEGDHAQLEGTPNRLVLRGDGKTAYATPTLDFALAVSSHDESIHTDCRTYAFENSLGEIEDDENRTEAVVSELERIEERVEKLREREQAIVAANAAGDVSEDEVLRTLARNSYEAQVLQQALNDLDDQSAGIIDISDSVDALTAELEVYRGPIRTDIERSIRGVDESDDAPESNPTILLESAPDGLTLSMLDGDTYVRETTRYDNRARDRSDQIRTMDNARTTAQELYPWAFETTSGTYTIKHEATNLYQVQALSHDQGQLTVYLDGGSNAVYHERQTLDRDSIPIETTDSMSSDNVTATLERTPDTAPARITVTESESETPVDATVSVDGTVVGETGEDSKVWFVPPTDGFELTVRAESTSLNAVEFPRR
- a CDS encoding S8 family serine peptidase, producing the protein MAAGSDQLADAATTRDAATQQPADGATAVERSKPAQIDPALEDADGIVEVIVRLESDRTTTISTGETKPAALRAAADDSQTSLERAAETTAGLDIERQFWLANAALVAVDTDRVALETVGSIDGVVEIHADAAVELAAGATASNPNASTVGPRSGPTANGSTMTNGSSTAAAAGFGGAYTYGLEQLSVPAAQEKYGARGDGATVAVLDTGVDDSHPDVTVDAWRDFSGKSSTPVDYNGHGTHVAGTIGGGDASGTQIGVAPEVDLLAGAVLTDCANGRCVGRTSDVISGMQWAVDNGADVISLSLGSEGYTASYISAVRNAKASGTVVVAGAGNGGDGVSSSPGNVYDAISAGATDERKRVAGFSSGQVVDTLDAWGWHAPSEWPSSYIVPTVTAPGERVLSASPDGGYVRKSGTSMATPHVAGVIALLQGATDRHLEPDEIKAALTETAAKPAVESDDQDTRYGHGIIDAAAALEESGSFATVEGTVTDTVTDKPIADATVTLERDDGTVFETTTDLYGQYELKGVTGDREYAFAVAADGYETSSETRFVPADETTTADVSLAGDGELEVSLADDQFGDGISNGTVTATAWFGTYPARHEGNGRYVVRDVPTRGEYTLTATAPGYDDRERDVTLAKSGTRVTERFELAGDATLEIAAEDAVTGTPISNATVVIERSDGASFGAADPTDGTGTVAVTVPGTDEEYTICVDAAGYEMGTESRIVSSEDDTDVGLALEGDGVLEVVLEDAQFGDGIADATVDATGHQGTYSGVHTAHGTYRIESVPGDDEYAVNVSAAGYVDETLSMEIDSNRTARERAILEGDATLSVTVTDEDGDPIDGATVTIERPGGTSFAVANETDSDGTLETTVPGTGVGYAVEVGAEGYESERVTTEEISSGATESVTVAMTAADNGVPGFGIAGGVIALVTALVVGISRRTP
- a CDS encoding surface glycoprotein; translation: MTRNNEPSLRDKGRSLFLAALMVMSVFAASAAFAGGAAAADEDPDAKYSSLADLNNSLVYAGQTVQVDLSDENVTKDDDIQIRVKDGSPVVLESADSNSTITFNTADLETGEYELTGDNISSDNSFEVVVQNVDASFSGDTVTNGDSDSVDLNVESSLRNEYNVTVNADGLDHSELETLFNVTEDSDASADDPVVIPYAETTEAFQGLTFENVGTGDYTFDINVVDTTASDTATVSVAEKGSVNVDFQKSVTSVNEGDKVDLKINFQNTADDAELVLGGEDVGFEVNATVTNPENSNTATVTVDTSAPGSNTSDVLSGDVKDVDVSQDIARDKLATGEYGMELDLTTGIASAIGTLDVNSHEEPSLEGTYVTGDTFTAGTTNIDDVQATSGNVVAEGDTIIAVYEGVGFNGDYADNDSNDSDNGWSAIIEESEAALNQEPMTLDENDSGISMDWDEDAGTYTIAIDTSNANVSVDEAYDVSLLLDANENKYFDAEDYDDNYAFDVGTQFEVADRTVDFAHEANANGQFEIEQQNDGTVTVMGEGTAADGAEYTVSLRSDEANELLTQQVQLENGEFAAEFNLSEYEPGFEFTLDIQGSDYDGDRRNAVLVAGDQPAEASFETTDVSAPDNVTVGDDATLDVTVENTGDAEGTTTVTAMIDGEEVSQDVTLDAGASDTVSFDLPTDEAGDVAWSVGDESGTLTVNEQTDDSDNSDDSDNSDDSDNSDDSDNSDDSDNSDNSDNSDSSDSSDSSDSSDDSESSDDGTPGFGVAVAAVALLAAAMLALRREN